The genome window GGTCACCTTCAGAACTTATATAATCATGAATTGGTGCAGCAAGATCGGTGTAACTTATGCCTTCTGTTACAATACCGTATATTTCTCTTTTTGCTTCATCATCAATGACTTTTACAATAGTTCCAATCCCGACAGGAGAATCAAGATTAGTCCAGAAGTTAAAAGACTGAGCAGTATTAGGATTTTTCTCCGTCGCAACAACTCTGCCGACTATTTCAAGCTGTATTTCTTGGTTTTTATTTTTAATGGTTTTAGCAATTTCCATTATTTCATTGTCCTTCAGTTTTAGTTCTTTGATATTTCTGGTTATATTAGATAATTTCAAAAGCGTGTGTGTCATTGTGAGCCATTTAACGTGATAATTTGTTTTAATCGTACTTGCGAAACAATCTCAAAGCATAAGGCTCTAAATACTTATTTCATCATATAAATCTTTCCAGTTTTCATTGATACTATTTACCAAATTTATTTTCTTTTCTCTTGTACCGTTTTTTATCTTTTTCTCTCTTAGTATTGCATCTTCCGGGTTGTCATATATTTCATAATATACTAATTTATTCAAATTATACTTAGAGCTAAAACCTTTCACAAGTTTATTCTTGTGTTCGTATACTCTTCTGTTTAAATCGTTTGTCATTCCTGTATAAAGTACATATTAGTGCTTTGAGATTGCTTCGCAAG of Candidatus Melainabacteria bacterium RIFOXYA2_FULL_32_9 contains these proteins:
- a CDS encoding excinuclease ABC subunit C gives rise to the protein MTNDLNRRVYEHKNKLVKGFSSKYNLNKLVYYEIYDNPEDAILREKKIKNGTREKKINLVNSINENWKDLYDEISI